A window from Bordetella petrii encodes these proteins:
- a CDS encoding XapX domain-containing protein → MKLYVLSLGAGLLVGVIYSVLNVRSPAPPLVALVGLLGILLGEQVIPVGKQLLNGTAFSTACNKTQATSHVLGQLPGRQAAARTSGREPS, encoded by the coding sequence ATGAAACTCTATGTCCTGTCTCTCGGCGCCGGCCTGCTGGTCGGTGTTATCTACAGTGTGCTGAACGTGCGCTCGCCCGCGCCGCCGCTGGTGGCGCTGGTGGGGCTGCTGGGCATCCTGCTCGGCGAGCAAGTGATTCCGGTGGGCAAGCAGCTGCTGAACGGCACGGCCTTCAGTACGGCCTGCAACAAGACGCAGGCCACCAGCCACGTGCTGGGCCAGCTGCCGGGGCGGCAGGCGGCCGCCCGGACGAGCGGGCGCGAACCGTCCTAG
- a CDS encoding hydrolase, translating into MSKYLEVLTPQNSQIIFIDQQPQMAFGVQSIDRQVLKNNVVGLAKAAKAFNIPATITTVETESFSGHTYPELLAVFPEHKILERTSMNSWDDQNVRDALAASGRKKIVVSGLWTEVCNTTFALCAALEGGYEIYMVTDASGGTSADAHKYAIDRMVQAGIVPVTWQQVLLEWQRDWARRDTYDAVMQIVKEHSGAYGMGVDYAYTMVHKAPERVQHGERIGPNPAK; encoded by the coding sequence ATGTCGAAATATCTTGAAGTCCTGACTCCGCAGAACAGCCAGATCATCTTCATCGACCAGCAGCCGCAGATGGCCTTTGGCGTGCAGTCGATCGACCGCCAGGTCCTGAAGAACAACGTGGTCGGCCTGGCCAAGGCCGCCAAGGCGTTCAATATCCCCGCCACCATCACCACTGTCGAAACCGAGAGCTTCTCGGGCCACACCTATCCCGAACTGCTGGCCGTCTTCCCCGAGCACAAGATCCTGGAGCGCACTTCGATGAATTCCTGGGACGACCAGAATGTGCGCGACGCGTTGGCCGCCAGCGGCCGCAAGAAGATCGTCGTTTCGGGCCTGTGGACGGAAGTCTGCAACACCACCTTCGCGCTGTGCGCCGCGCTGGAAGGCGGCTATGAAATCTACATGGTTACCGACGCTTCCGGCGGCACGTCGGCCGATGCGCACAAGTATGCGATCGACCGCATGGTCCAGGCCGGCATCGTGCCGGTGACCTGGCAGCAGGTGCTGCTGGAATGGCAGCGCGACTGGGCGCGCCGGGACACCTACGATGCGGTCATGCAGATCGTGAAGGAGCATTCCGGCGCCTATGGCATGGGCGTGGACTACGCTTACACCATGGTGCACAAGGCGCCCGAGCGCGTGCAGCACGGCGAGCGCATCGGCCCCAACCCGGCCAAGTAG